A window of Variovorax paradoxus EPS genomic DNA:
GCCGCGGATTGCGATCGCGAAGCCGATGAAATCGCGCAGGTCGCCAACGCGATGCGCAAGCTCACGGTGAAGGCGCCCAGCCCCGCGAGCTTCGAGGCGTAGCCGCGAAGGCGGGGCGCGTTGCTCTACGCGTTGATCTACGCGTTGATCTACGCGTTGATCTACGCGTTGATCTACGCGTTCTGAAGAAAGCGCTCCATGCGGGCAGCCTCCGCCACGCGGCCGGGCTCTGCATCGAGCAACGCGAGCGGCGTGCGGTCGTCCAGCGCGCAGTGCGGCCGAACGAACCACTGCACGCGCTCCCAGTCGTCGGTCCACCCCGCCAGTTCGGCCGCGATCCGCGCAACGGCGCCGCGCTGCGACATGTCCGCCTTGTCGAACTGGAACACCGGAAACCACAGCGCCTCCTGCCAGGTGAAGAACAGCAGGCCGCGGCAGGCGATCTGGCGCGAAAGCCACACGCAGCCGCCCGGATGCCGGTCGGCCACGCGCGGCACGATCTCGCTGTCGCGCGCCAGCCCGCCGGCGGTGCGATAACCGGCGAGCAGTTCGGTGAAGCGCCGGTCCAGAGGCTCGATCTCGTTCACTTGCGCGGTTTGCCCTTGGCGGGGTCCAGGCCTTCGGGCTGGGGGCCCAGGCCCGCGGCATCGGCAAGCAGCGCCTGCTCGCCCATGCCGAGTTCGGCGCCGGTCGTCGGATCGATGTCGCGGCGCGACTGGGTGCGTGCCGCCATCTGCTGCACCACGGGCGCCTCGGCATCGGAAAGCGTGACGCTGGCCAGGCCGTCGCCTTCGTCCACCGGCGCATCGCCCTCTGCAAGCGTGCGGAAGTCCCAGCGCTCGCCCTGGTTCCACGGGCCGCGCAGGTCGGGGTCGCCCTTGGACATGTCGAAGTACACATTGGTGAAGCGCGGATCGCCCGGCAGCTTGCCCGGCGGGAAGTTCGGCTCGATGGCGTAGAGCGCCTTCTCGAACGACTTCTGGTGCGCGATCTCGCGCGTCATGAGGAAGGTCAGCGCGTCCTTCACGCCGGGGTCGTCGGTGAGGTTGATGAGGCGCTCGTAGACGATCTTGGCGCGCGCCTCGGCCGCGATGTTCGAGCGCAGGTCTGCGGTGGGCTCGCCGATGGTGTCGATGTAGGCGGCCGTCCACGGCACGCCGGCCGAGTTGACCAGCGGCGGCCCGCCGCCGTAGAGCACCTGCGTGATGTGGCTGTCGTTGCCCGCACCGGTGATGGTGCGGTACATCTCGCCTTCTTCCTCGACGCCTTCGGCCAGCCGGCCCTTGGCGCCCTTGTTGAGCATGCCGACGATGGTGCCGATGATCTCCAGGTGGCTCAGCTCCTCGGTGGAGATGTCGAACAGCATGTCCTTGCGGCCGGCATCGTCCTCGCCGAGCGCCTGGGTGAAGTAGCGGCAGGCCGCGGCGAGCTCGCCTTGCGGGCCGCCGAACTGCTCGAGCATGAGGTTGGCGAGGCCGGGATTGCACTCGCTCACGCGCACGGTGTATTGAAGTCGCTTGTTGTGAGAAAACATGAAATAGCTCCTGGGTCTTGAGTGGGTTGATGAAAAGGGAAATGCGTCGGGGGCGACGGGCGCCGCTCGGCGCATTCGTGCGCATCGCGGCCGCCCGATGGAAGTCGCGGCAAGCGGCATGCCGGGCGGCGCATGAAGGGCGCCTCATGCGCGGCGACTCCCCACAGGATCAGTCCTCGTCCGACATGGCGCGGCAGGGCACGTCCCTAAGTTGATTGCATGACTGCGAACAACACCGCGCCCGGCCATCGCGAGACCGTCGACTACCTGAAGCGGCACACGCTCGTGGTGGTCACGGCCGAGTCGTGCACCGCGGGCCTCATCGCCTCCCGCCTGGCCGCCGCCCCGGGCGCGGGCGAGGTGCTGGAGTGCGCTTTCGTCGTGTACGACCCGAAGGCCAAGCGGCGGTGCCTCGGCGTGCCCGCCGAGGTGCTGGAGCGCAATAACCTCACGAGCGAGCCTGTGGCACTGGAGATGGCGCGCGGCGCATTGCGCCACAGCGATGCGAACGTGGCCGTGTCCAACACCGGCGTGGCCGACGACTCGGACCCCGAGATCACGCCGGGCACCCAGTGCTACGCATGGCTGTTCCGCGATGCGCGGGGCGTGTGCGAGTTCACCGAGACGCGCGTCTTCGAGGGCGAACGCAACCAGATCCGCGAGGCCAGCGCGGACTACGCGCTCGGCCGCATCGCCCACTACCACGCGCAGTGCGGCGCGCAACACCGCGCCTGACATCAGGCCGCGAACAGCGCCGCACTTTCATGCGGACAACAGAGCGAAAGAAAAAGGAACACCCATGACCTCGATCACCAATACCAATACCAATACCAATACCAATACCGATACCGATACCGATACCGACACCGAACGCGAGCGATGGCGCAGCACGCTCGATGCGCGCGAGGCCGTTCTCGCGGCCGATCTGCGCACCGCCGCCGCCGAACTGCCCGATGCGCGCAACACCGACGACACCGAACGTGCGCGCGCTCCGGCCCGCGACCCCATCGACATCGCCGACGAGCGCCTGCAGAACGGCCTGCGCTATGCGGAGGCCGAGCGCGACATGGCCGAACTGCGCGACATCGATGCGGCCCGCATGCGGCTGGAGAACGGCGAGTTCGGTTTCTGCATCGATTGCGGCACCGAGATCCCGCGTGCGCGGCTGGAGGCGATGCCCGCCGCCGCGCGCTGCATCGCATGCCAGGAGCGCCACGAAGAGGCGCATCCGGCCGAGGTGCGGCTGCCGCCGGACCTCTGATTCGTCCTGCGCTCGTCCTGCGCCATGTACGACGCCCTCGTCGTCGGAGGCGGGCCCGCGGGCCTGCTGGCCGCCGTCTACCTCGCGCGGTTCCGGCGCTCGGTGGCGCTCCTCGATGCCGGGCAGAGCCGCATCGCGCGCATTCCGCAATCGCACAACTACCCCGGCTTCGGCGACGGCGTTTCCGGCGCCGCGGTGCGGGACATGCTCCGTGAGCAGGTGGGCCGCTATCCGGTGGACCGGATCGACGGTTTCGCGGAACACGTCGAGCGGCGCGAGGAGGGCGGCTTTCGCCTGCACATGCGCAGTCGCGCCCTCGATGTCGATGGCCGATTGCTGCTGCTCGCCACGGGCGTGACCGACATTCCGCCTCCGATGCCGCATCTGCGCGAAGCGCTCGAAGCGGGCCTGCTGCGCTATTGCCCGGTGTGCGATGCCTACGAGGTCATAGGGCAGGCGGTCGGCGTGTATTCGGATGGCGAGGCAGGCATCGGCGAGGCGCTGTACCTGCGCCACTTCAGCGCCGACATCACGCTCTTCATGGCCTCCGGCGGGCAGGCGCTGTCGCCGCCGCAGCGCCGCCGCCTTGCCGACGCGGGCATCCGCTGGAACGATGCGCCCATCGAGGCGATCCGCCGCGAGGGCGGGCGTGTGGCCGTCGTGCACGCGGGCGGCACCGCCTGGTGCGACACGCTCTACTGCGCGCTCGGCGTGGCGGTGCATTCGCGGATGGCCGAGAGCCTGGGCGCGGCGCTCGATGCGACCGGATACGTCGAGGTCGATGCGCACCATGCGACGGCCGTGCCGGGCCTCTATGCCGCCGGCGACGTGTGCACGGGGCTGAACCAGATCGCGGTGGCGCTCGGCGGCGCGGCGATCGCGGCCTCGGCGATGCACCGCGCACTGCCGCCCGACTGGCCGCGCT
This region includes:
- a CDS encoding antitoxin Xre/MbcA/ParS toxin-binding domain-containing protein: MNEIEPLDRRFTELLAGYRTAGGLARDSEIVPRVADRHPGGCVWLSRQIACRGLLFFTWQEALWFPVFQFDKADMSQRGAVARIAAELAGWTDDWERVQWFVRPHCALDDRTPLALLDAEPGRVAEAARMERFLQNA
- a CDS encoding manganese catalase family protein is translated as MFSHNKRLQYTVRVSECNPGLANLMLEQFGGPQGELAAACRYFTQALGEDDAGRKDMLFDISTEELSHLEIIGTIVGMLNKGAKGRLAEGVEEEGEMYRTITGAGNDSHITQVLYGGGPPLVNSAGVPWTAAYIDTIGEPTADLRSNIAAEARAKIVYERLINLTDDPGVKDALTFLMTREIAHQKSFEKALYAIEPNFPPGKLPGDPRFTNVYFDMSKGDPDLRGPWNQGERWDFRTLAEGDAPVDEGDGLASVTLSDAEAPVVQQMAARTQSRRDIDPTTGAELGMGEQALLADAAGLGPQPEGLDPAKGKPRK
- a CDS encoding CinA family protein; translated protein: MTANNTAPGHRETVDYLKRHTLVVVTAESCTAGLIASRLAAAPGAGEVLECAFVVYDPKAKRRCLGVPAEVLERNNLTSEPVALEMARGALRHSDANVAVSNTGVADDSDPEITPGTQCYAWLFRDARGVCEFTETRVFEGERNQIREASADYALGRIAHYHAQCGAQHRA
- a CDS encoding TraR/DksA family transcriptional regulator; this translates as MTSITNTNTNTNTNTDTDTDTDTERERWRSTLDAREAVLAADLRTAAAELPDARNTDDTERARAPARDPIDIADERLQNGLRYAEAERDMAELRDIDAARMRLENGEFGFCIDCGTEIPRARLEAMPAAARCIACQERHEEAHPAEVRLPPDL
- a CDS encoding NAD(P)/FAD-dependent oxidoreductase; this translates as MYDALVVGGGPAGLLAAVYLARFRRSVALLDAGQSRIARIPQSHNYPGFGDGVSGAAVRDMLREQVGRYPVDRIDGFAEHVERREEGGFRLHMRSRALDVDGRLLLLATGVTDIPPPMPHLREALEAGLLRYCPVCDAYEVIGQAVGVYSDGEAGIGEALYLRHFSADITLFMASGGQALSPPQRRRLADAGIRWNDAPIEAIRREGGRVAVVHAGGTAWCDTLYCALGVAVHSRMAESLGAALDATGYVEVDAHHATAVPGLYAAGDVCTGLNQIAVALGGAAIAASAMHRALPPDWPR